The Mycosarcoma maydis chromosome 12, whole genome shotgun sequence nucleotide sequence GCTGCGTCAGACGTCTACGACGCTTCAAGTTCCAAACGTAACGGCGCTTCCACCTACGCtgacgaggaagacgaggaaaaTGTTGTGCCCGAGACAGAAGAGGAAATCTTTGCGAGGTGCAAAAAGCTCATGGAACAGAGCAAGGTGATGCTTTTCATGAAGGGCGACCCGGACACACCGCGTTGCGGTTTCAGCCAGAAAACGGTCAACCTTTTGCGACAAGAAAAGGTTGATTTCGGCCACTACGACATTCTCAAGGACGAAAATGTACGACAGGGTCTTAAGAAGCTCAATGAATGGCCTACTTTCCCACAGATCATTGTCAATGGCGAGCTTATCGGTGGTCTTGACATCCTCAAGgagagcatcgagagcgGAGAGTTCCAAGAGATGCTCCATGCTTGAACATGATCATTTCCATTTGATACCGTTCCGATTCGTTGTCTTGTACATTAGTCATTCTTTGCAATAGCTATCGATTTGGGTCTTCCTATCATTTATGAGTGCTGGAACGGTGTTGTCATTGCTAAAGCTTCCAAATCTCGATTCCTTCCCAGTCGTCTCGGGACCACTTTGATCCGTCACCGAGCGAGTCAAAAATCTTGCGAATGCGTTTTGCGGGGACCTGCTTGAATGCAAGCGAAAATTCTTGGCTTGCAATGCGGAGGGCTTCCGTGATGTGCGACGGATCTCTTCGTTCCAAGGCGAGCAACACTGTGGGGTGGGAATCCTCTTGAGGTCGGTAAAGGTGAGAGATGGTGGACAGCAATGGATGCACAAGCGATGGCTCATAGATTGTGTCTGCTGTCATGATCAGATCAAAGCTTTGCTGGTTCGACACCGAACTGGACGGTTCTAGTGGAGGTTGCTTGGATGTGCTCGGAAGACCGAATTCCGAGTGCCACTGCCAGTATTCAGAGGGAATGGTCCAATCGAGCTCGCATACATGTACCTGATCTGCTGCTACCGCACCCGAGTTGAAGAGCTGATAGAGTCCAATTTCGATATTGGGTCTGAGCACAGAGTCGAGCACAGGCGGAATATCAGTTGCGACCACCTGCCAACCGAGCCTTGCCATCagaagcgagagcaagcCTGTGCCAGACCccagctcgagcactcTTTTCCGTGTTGATCTTGCGCTGCTCTTATGGTGCGTCACTGCGTAGTTATGCAGCAGATAAGATGAGAGTATCTGCGATGATAGCCATAGCGAGGACCCTGTGCTATTGGTATAATTGCGCTGCATCAACCTAAAAGAGGTGTCGATAGAGGGAAAGCGATAGACTAGCTCGGCGAGATGCTTGGTTTGATGAGCAGGTAGATTGACAGCGTCCTTGTACGCTACCAGGCTGTTTGTGCTGCCAGCTTCGTCTGTATCGCTATCCGACTGTTGAACATGCCGCTCCTTACTAGCCGCAGTGTCATTGTTGAGGTTGGATGCACCTCGCTGTGCTCGCGCATGTTTTCGAGgcatctcgatgctgctaTTAGCCAGCCGTGGTACCGGCTTTTGAGAGTGTTGGTGAGACGTTGACAATTTGCATCGCTCCGTGCACGCTTTGGTGGGAAGAGTCAAGGAACATAGCCAAGTGCATCGGTCGTGGATCCTCGGTGAGGAAGACTCATCAACTCTCACTCACCGTTGAAGCAAGGCCGTCGTGCATGACATGTGGAGTGGAGCTGGTCAAGTCACGTGCCGGGAGCGTGTTGGATGCGATTTTCGAGGTAAACTCTCAACAGCTCAAACCACGATTGTCACAGCGCGAAACGCGTCTCGACTGGTGAGAGCAACACTCGAAATcaaccgcagcagctttccAGAGCTTGGAAATTTGGATGGGCTGGGACAGAGAACAACACACAaacacgcacacacacaccgACAGCTGCAGAGCGACACGATTCAACTTGATCGTTGACCATCACCACTTCAAACGACACCAACCTCCAGCTGCAATCACTCCCacttgcgcatcgtcgacacTCCTGACATCTAAATTTACGGCTTGTCACGGTTGCACGCTTGTTGTTATCCGCACACGCCTCGACCGTGATCACCATGGCGTCAACTGCCAATCCAGCATACCCGACTTCGTCGGCGCGCGTTCCGCCTGATGCGGTCAAAGGAAGCCGAGATGGTAATTACTCGTCTTTTCCGGTCGTCAAGATTGACGAACTTCTCGGCGTTCTCTTCGAGATGGGACTGTCGATTTCTCCTGAAGACCTTCAAAAGCCGCAAGGACACGTCGCACACAGAGTCTTTGTCGCCTTCTTGGAGTGTCTCTCTGGAACAACAACAGAGATGATGGATGGCAGGCGCCACGAAGCACTCGCAACTGCCGAGTACAGAGAGCTGTACGAGGATGGCTTGCAAATGCTCATGTTTTTTCGCGAGGTCAAGGACATGATGAATGCTGCGACGCTTTACGACTTCACGCTTCAGGATCTCACACGTCCCAACCCGAAGCGTTTCCGACGTCAGATGTCGGCGCTAGTTAACTTCTACCGTTTTCGCTCGGATCGAATCGTAGAGTTTGAAGAGCTCGTCACCGGCTCCGAGGATCTCGAAAACAAACGCAACGAGATCGAAGACGATATTGACCGTCAACGAAGCGAATTGGCGCGATTCAAAGCCGAGcgagagctcgacgagcccAAGGTGAAGGAACTACAGCGCATCAATTCCGAGATCACCGATAACCTCTTGGCAGCACGGAACCAGCAGAAGGAGACCatggaagagctcgaggaacTCAAGAAACGCAAAGATACGCTTGCCGTCAAGCACGCTGAACTGGCGCAGGACAAGTTCCAGATCTACGAAAAGATCACCTACCTCGAGGCACGTGTAGTTTCGAGTCCAAGCAAGATGAAGAACAGCGTGCGTGAGCTCggagagcagctcgaaaaggacACTGTCTCGCTGCAAGAGACGCTGAAGAAAGTGGAAGAGTTCAAGCGGAACTTGGAAacgctcgagacgctcagCAACGATCTCGAGAGTTGCATGAACGCGATGCACGAGGTCAACTTGGAAATCGTCAAGGGCAAGGAAGAGGTTCAGAACCAAGCCGACCTGCAAACCTTATCGCAGGGCATCAACAACCAATTGGCGTCGCTGAAACATTCACTCGAGATGGCCCAGTACGAAATGAAGAGGCTCGAGGACAAGCAaaaccgcaaccgcaagACGCTGATGGACATCACCGAGAAGCACACCAAGAAGATGGAGAATTTGCAGGCTGATTTTGAGCACGCCAAGCAGGAGAGAAACAGGAAGAACCACCTGGCAGAGGTCAAGAATGCCGAGTCGGAAAAGATCGAggccaagatggccgagttgGAAGAGGCGTACGAGGGATACCAGAAAAAGATGATTCGGCAAAAGgatgcgatcgagacgGCAGTGAGGTTGTACATCAGCACGCTGACCAACTCTCTCCAGCTCGAACGCTTCCAGCCATAATGGATGTGAGCTCGATATTTTCATACCCTATCGGCTACGTTTCCCGATTCTTGGTCCCACGCTGTGGCCGTTACAGACACTGttgtattcgtgattccttcCTGGTCCCATTTCTCGTAACTGTACttgtaatcgtgaatgccgaATTCGATCGACTTGTTTCGATCGTATGCTCACGTCCGGATGTGCCGATAGCGTGCCTCTTGTTCCTCTTCTATAGGGTTCACAACCACGGACATGGTCTTCGAAAACGAAAGGAGAGCAAAGGGCCAAGTGGACATGTTGCACCTCATCTGAattgcattcacgattacgaCAACCTCAAACCCCTTACACTTCGAACCTCGGCCATGCTCAAGCGCCATGAGACACCCGAAGCCACGGCATTCTGATATAGATCGccctcgtcatcatcgccatccaGATTGAGCACATAACTCATCTGTTGCAACCTACTAAATCTCTCCCTCACGGGTAGTGTAGTCTGCGACTCTAGGAAGGCCATGATCGCTCTGATATCTTTATCAAATTTGAGTGCGCCCAGTTCGGTAAATCGCATACCCATCACCAGAGCTTCCCACGGTTTGAGCAGTGCATCGAGCGCCATCCCCACATAGGTGTTGAAGTTGGTATCGGTGAAAGCGCCACGGAAatggtggaagagcaggTCCCAGGATTTTACGAATCGACGTCGGACGAGATCGCGCGCTTCGGCATGCGAGTAGGATTCATCATCGAGCACGTACGATACCTCGCGATAGGtatcgagcagcaacgcgcGCAAACGCGGTGCGGTGAGTTGCGTGAATagatgctcgatctcggtccGTAACGATGAACGCATCCGGTTCACCAACTGTGACAAGCTAGACACGGCGGCCAAAGCCTCACCCATCTCAGTCGGCTCGAACAAGCGCGCCAACGACGGTTCATGTCCCACTTCGGCCAGAACCCGAGTCATGTAAGTACAACTCACATCGAGCACGTTGAGATAGGTGATGAAGACGGTACGCATCTCTCGACTCGCTGCATCTTTGCGTGGCCCATCCACCGTCATGGAACCGGAAACGCTTCGCCAGAGTGTCTCCATCTTGCGTACGATCACTTCGATGTAGTCTTGTTCCACAGCAGTCTTGACCGCTcgcaccatctcgtcgagcgtgttgagTGAAGCTGTGGAGAGGATACGAGCCAAGACGGTGCGGATGACGTAGAACGCGTCGTCGAGGATCGAAGACGTATAGGGCCGTGAGGTGGTATCGGGCTGGTCGATGCGGAAGGCTTTTTCAAGCGAGTTGCGGAGATACCATGTTTCCATTGGGACGTAGGTGGTTTTCATCGACTCGAGTACTTCTTGGCCCAATTTGGATGTGGCTGCGTGGTCGATGGGttcagccgcagccgcagcatcatcgtcgtcgttctgGTCTGCGCCGTTGGGCAGTGCAGCGCTGACACTggaggcgatcgagctgcgTCGATCAACAGAGGTGCGGCGGAAGTCCTTGAGCGGCtcatctgcttgcgcttcgcGTTCATCTTTCAATGCCTTTTGCCGGTTAGTCTGGCCTCCCGCTGCGTCTTGCTGTTCTGGTGCCAGTCGACTCTGCAAGAAGCGCTGATACAATCCCCATCGAGACGACATGGCGGCTA carries:
- a CDS encoding putative glutaredoxin — protein: MSAEAGPSNLVEVTSPEHFTEIMQKDLTRISLLNFHAPWAEPCKQMNEVVREIAIKYPQVLCLEIEAESLPDVSESFDIEAVPSFVLLRGHTLLSRISGANASALSAAVATHAASARSNGTGSVSKTSAAPRAASDVYDASSSKRNGASTYADEEDEENVVPETEEEIFARCKKLMEQSKVMLFMKGDPDTPRCGFSQKTVNLLRQEKVDFGHYDILKDENVRQGLKKLNEWPTFPQIIVNGELIGGLDILKESIESGEFQEMLHA
- a CDS encoding kinetochore-associated Ndc80 complex subunit NUF2 (related to Myosin-like protein NUF2), translated to MASTANPAYPTSSARVPPDAVKGSRDGNYSSFPVVKIDELLGVLFEMGLSISPEDLQKPQGHVAHRVFVAFLECLSGTTTEMMDGRRHEALATAEYRELYEDGLQMLMFFREVKDMMNAATLYDFTLQDLTRPNPKRFRRQMSALVNFYRFRSDRIVEFEELVTGSEDLENKRNEIEDDIDRQRSELARFKAERELDEPKVKELQRINSEITDNLLAARNQQKETMEELEELKKRKDTLAVKHAELAQDKFQIYEKITYLEARVVSSPSKMKNSVRELGEQLEKDTVSLQETLKKVEEFKRNLETLETLSNDLESCMNAMHEVNLEIVKGKEEVQNQADLQTLSQGINNQLASLKHSLEMAQYEMKRLEDKQNRNRKTLMDITEKHTKKMENLQADFEHAKQERNRKNHLAEVKNAESEKIEAKMAELEEAYEGYQKKMIRQKDAIETAVRLYISTLTNSLQLERFQP
- a CDS encoding uncharacterized protein (related to conserved oligomeric Golgi complex component 4) produces the protein MTLSRPSEAMVSPKIATSPGPINEVSGADAQPPLQLVDISKLTSRSAVVQALSNLSSYSASLDDELVSLFEESEPVVADARRSISGLAPQVQLIQEEAAVLDKRLQSSASVAKRISERVRLLDEERKRIALASEWAVRVAELKSSLILLASAVEHRDWDMATMHCRRALSIDPAIRSSQFAAAVVPTTDLPDTPETTLLELRKTMLTAFTDAFIRSTQNKDEKEASRFFKLFPQVGWKKEGLEVYSSFARSMVREKGRSISDSLGSGKAQHPTHFALLLTSLFEHLAMLIDMHQPVVDRHYGEGNFAQGVMPGLQEECDRLGHRIMDSWREDRTVRRRLDEVRAYRFTGAVVANKTQQSTFRASFGVPGRTASPAAGSTANSSFDEPAGPDGREVDRLLTELAAMSSRWGLYQRFLQSRLAPEQQDAAGGQTNRQKALKDEREAQADEPLKDFRRTSVDRRSSIASSVSAALPNGADQNDDDDAAAAAEPIDHAATSKLGQEVLESMKTTYVPMETWYLRNSLEKAFRIDQPDTTSRPYTSSILDDAFYVIRTVLARILSTASLNTLDEMVRAVKTAVEQDYIEVIVRKMETLWRSVSGSMTVDGPRKDAASREMRTVFITYLNVLDVSCTYMTRVLAEVGHEPSLARLFEPTEMGEALAAVSSLSQLVNRMRSSLRTEIEHLFTQLTAPRLRALLLDTYREVSYVLDDESYSHAEARDLVRRRFVKSWDLLFHHFRGAFTDTNFNTYVGMALDALLKPWEALVMGMRFTELGALKFDKDIRAIMAFLESQTTLPVRERFSRLQQMSYVLNLDGDDDEGDLYQNAVASGVSWRLSMAEVRSVRGLRLS